In the Pseudanabaena sp. PCC 7367 genome, one interval contains:
- the rsmI gene encoding 16S rRNA (cytidine(1402)-2'-O)-methyltransferase gives MLYLVATPIGNLGDISLRSLETLRNVDCIASEDTRKTGRLLKHYEIKKPQISFHEHNEAQSGNRIMGLLAEGKSVAVVTNAGTPGICDPGFTIVQKAIAAEIEVTMIPGAAAFVLALVLSGLPVHSFTFRGFPPRKSGGRKNFLGVDREAPHTLIFYESPYRIKAFLEDAIEVFGDRRAAYANDLTKMFETIKRGSLSELAATFTQKGAKGEYVVVIAGADDQERQDKLARREQEAN, from the coding sequence GTGTTGTATTTAGTCGCTACGCCGATCGGCAATTTAGGTGATATTAGCTTACGATCGCTAGAAACCCTGCGTAATGTCGATTGCATCGCCAGTGAAGATACTCGCAAAACCGGGCGATTGCTCAAGCATTATGAAATCAAAAAGCCGCAAATCTCTTTCCATGAGCATAACGAAGCCCAGAGTGGCAATCGGATTATGGGCTTGCTAGCCGAAGGCAAATCCGTTGCGGTGGTCACAAATGCAGGTACGCCGGGGATTTGCGATCCTGGTTTCACAATTGTCCAGAAAGCGATCGCCGCAGAGATTGAAGTTACCATGATTCCTGGTGCAGCGGCTTTTGTGTTGGCTTTGGTATTGTCTGGACTACCGGTGCATAGCTTTACCTTTCGAGGCTTCCCACCGCGTAAATCCGGGGGCAGAAAGAACTTCTTAGGAGTCGATCGGGAAGCTCCCCACACCCTGATTTTCTATGAAAGCCCCTATCGGATCAAAGCTTTCCTGGAGGATGCGATCGAGGTGTTTGGCGATCGGCGGGCTGCCTATGCCAATGACCTGACCAAAATGTTTGAAACAATCAAGCGTGGTAGTCTTTCTGAGCTAGCGGCCACATTTACTCAAAAAGGAGCGAAAGGAGAATATGTGGTAGTGATCGCTGGTGCAGATGACCAGGAACGGCAAGATAAACTAGCCCGCCGCGAACAGGAGGCCAATTAG